GCCTGCTTCCTCGGCGGGTGGCAGGTGCCGTTTTTCAACGCCGCGGCGCTCCCGCCCGTGTGGGGGAACCTCCTTTCCCTCGGGGTGTTCCTCTCGAAGGCCTTCCTGATGGTGCTCGTCATGATGTGGGTCCGCTGGACGCTGCCGCGCCTGCGCGTGGACCAGCTGATGCGGATGTCGTGGAAATACATGGTGCCGCTGACGTTCGTCAACCTCCTGGGCGTCTCCCTGTGGCTCCTGGTCTTCCGGGGCAAGGGAATCCCCGGGATGATCGCCTCGCTCTTCGGATGAGACCATGGGCCTGAAGGCATACCTGAACGACATCGTCGAGGCCGTCGTCACCACGGCGAAGGGGATGCGGATCACCGCGCGGTACGGCGTGGACCCGAAGGAAGAGGTCACGCTGCAATACCCGGAGGAGCGGTGGGAGATCCCCGAGCGGTACCGCGGATTCCTCCACAACGACATCAAGAAGTGCACCTCGTGCACGATGTGCGTGAAGGTGTGCCCCGTCGACTGCATCTCCCTCGAGTCGGTGCGGGGGGCGGACAAGAAGATGGTCCTCGCCTCCTACGACATCAACATCGGGCGGTGCATGTATTGCGGGCTGTGCGTCGAGGTGTGCCCCGTCAAATCGCTCACGCACACGGCCGGTTACGAGAAGGCGTCGGTGGACCTCGGAGAGCTGATCCTCCACTTCATCGAGGAGGACGCCGCCGAGGTCAAGGCCCGGGTGGCGCGCCAGGTGGCCGAGGCGGCGGCCAAGGCCGCCGAGGCCGCGAACTTGCCCTCCGAAGCGGCGAAAGTCGCGAAGGAGGGGGAGGAAGCGGTCAAAGGGGAAATCAAAGAATGAGCGGACCAGGGAACATCGTCTTCTACGCCATTGCGGCGCTGACGGTGGGCGCGGCCGTCCTCGTGGCCGTGCTGCCGAACATCATCTACTCCGCGGTGGCCCTCCTGTTCGCCTTCGCGGGGGTGGCGGGGCTCTACGTCTTCCTGTCGGCCGACTTCCTCGCTGCGACCCAGGTGCTGGTCTACGTGGGCGGCATCCTCATCCTGATCCTGTTCGCCGTCTTCCTGTCGAACCGGATCTCCGACGTGAAAATCTCGAACCCGGGGCGCTTCCGGCTCCCCGCCGCCGTGATCTGCCTGGTCCTCTTCGGCGTGCTGTCGTACGTCGCCGTCTCCACCCCCTTCGCCGTGAAGACCCCGGTGTACCATCCCACGACGGCCGACCTCGGGGAGCTACTGATGACCCGCTACCTTCTTCCCTTCGAGGTCGCGTCGGTGCTGCTGCTGGCGGCCCTGATCGGCGCGGCGTTCCTGTCCCGGCCCGACCGCGGGACCCCGGAGAAGGACGATATGCAGGAGGGAAAGGGATGACGCTCGACAAACTCCTCGTGGTCGGAGCCGCGCTCTTCTGCTGCGGCCTCTACACCGTGATGACCCGCCGCAACGCCGTGGCGGTCCTGATGGGCGTCGAGCTGATCCTCAACGGCGCCAACATCAACTTCGTGGCGTTCTCCCATTTCCTCTCCCGCGTGATGGGGGGGCAGATCTTCGCCATCTTCGTCATCGTTCTCGCGGCCGCCGAGGCGGCGGTGGCGCTGGCCATCTTCCTGCGGATGTTCGCGACCACCGGGACGGTGGAAGTGGACGCCGCGGACGAGCTCAAGGGGTAACCGTTGATCCGATACGCCTACATCATCCCGCTCCTGCCGCTGGCGTCGTTCTTCATCAACCTCGCCGTCGGCAAGCGGCTGCCGCGCAAGGGGGACTGGCTCTCCCTCGCGACGATCCTCGCGGGCCTTGTGATGTCCATCGGCATCTTCCTCGAGGTCTTCCAGGCGTACGACCCGAACTTCAAATACCACGTCGTGACACCCTGGCTCACGGTCGGCGACCGGTTCACCATCAACGTGGGGATCCTGGTCGATAACGTCACCGCCGTGATGCTCCTGGTGGTCAGCGGCGTCTCGACGCTGGTGCACCTGTTCTCCATCGGATACATGCACGGCGACCCGCGCTACAGCCGGTACTTCGCCTACCTGTCGATCTTCTCGTTCTCGATGCTGGGCCTCGTCCTCGCCGAAAGCTTCTTCTTCATCTTCATCTTCTGGGAGCTCGTGGGGGTCTCCTCCTACCTGTTGATCGGCTTCTGGTTCGAGAAGAAGTCGGCGGCGGACGCCGGCAAGAAGGCGTTCATCACCACCCACATCGGGGACGTCGGGTTTCTCATCGGGAACATGATCATCTTCGTCACCTGCGGAGTCTTCGGCTACGACGAGGTCTTCCAGGCGATCGGCCAGGGGAAGCTCTCCGGGACGCTCCTCACGATCGCCGGAATCGGAGTCTTCTGCGGCGCCATCGGGAAGTCGGCCCAGTTCCCGCTGCACGTCTGGCTCCCCGACGCGATGGAGGGCCCCACGCCGGTCTCCGCCCTCATCCACGCGGCGACGATGGTGGCCGCGGGCGTCTACCTCGTCGGGCGGGTCTACCCGATGTTCACCCCTGACGCGTTCCTCTTCATCGCCTACATCGGGTTCATCACCCTGTTCATCGCGGCGACGATCGCGCTGACGCAGAACGACATCAAGAAGGTGCTCGCGTACTCGACTGTCTCCCAGCTCGGCTACATGATCATGGGGCTTGGGGTGGGCGGCTACACGGCGGGGCTGGCGCACCTGGCCACCCACGCGGCGTTCAAGGCGTGCCTCTTCCTCGGTTCGGGGTCGGTCATCCACGCGATCCACAGCCAGGACATGCGCGAGATGGGCGGCCTGCGCAGGAAGATGCCCATCACCTTCGTCACCTTCCTGATCGCCACGCTGGCGATCGCCGGGGTGCCGGGCTTCTCCGGTTTCTTCAGCAAGGACATGATCCTCGCGGCGGCGCTCGAGTTCGGGATGAAGAACCCGGCGCACTACGTCCTCTTCTTCGGTGCGCTGTTCACCGCCGGGATGACCGCCTTCTACATGTTCCGGCTGGTGATCATGACCTTTCTTGGCAAGCCGAAGGATCACCACAAGTTCGACCACGCCCACGAGTCGCCCCCGAACATGTGGGTGCCGCTCGTGGTGCTGGCGATCTTTTCGTTCTCCTTCTGGTTCAAGAGCCCGTTCGTCGAGAAGGGGTGGTTCCAGACGCTGATCACGAAGCCTGCGACGGTCGCGAACCTCGTCGCGCACGAACCCGCCGGCGCGGCGCCGGCCGGACACGTCGCGGCGATTGCACCGGCGCCCCACGGGACTGCCCCCGCCGAGGGCGGGGAGCACGACGCCCACCTCGCGCACATGGCCCATTCCTATGCGATGTACTCCTCGGTGGCGGTGGGGACCCTCGGTATCTTCCTCGGCTTCGTCGTCTACTTCTTCGGCTGGATCGACCCGGCCCGCGTGGCGAACAGCGTGAAGCCGCTTTATAACTTCCTGCTGAACAAGTGGTACTTCGACGAACTGTACGACAAGACGGTGATCGACGGCTCGATCGCCTTGGCGAAGTTCCTCGCCTGGTTCGACCTGCACGTGGTGGACGGCCTGGTGAACCTCGCCGCGCAACTCGGGGTCTTCGTCTCGTTCCTCGTCGGGAAGTTCGACAACTACGTCGTTGACGGCGCCGTCAACGGCCTGGCGAGCGCGACGATCGGCGGCGGGTCGATCCTGCGCCGGATGCAGACCGGGAAGTTGTACCACTACGTGTTCGTGCTGGCGGGCGGTGCGCTCGTCATTTTCCTGATCAAGGCTTTTTGAGAATGGAGGTGGTCTTTCGTGGGTTTCGTCGATAGTCACATCCTGTCGCTCATGACGTTCCTTCCGCTCCTCGGGGCGGCGGTGGTCCTGTGCGTCCCCAAGGGGAAGGACAACGTGGTCCGGTGGATCGCCGCCGCCGCCTCCTTCCTCCCGCTGGTCCTGGCGGTCAAGCTCTGGTTCGCCTACGACCCGGCCATGGCGGGTGTCAACGTGGCCAGCCAGTACCAGTTCGTGGAGCATTACCTCTGGATCCCGTCGATCAACGCGGAGTACTTCCTCGGGGCGGACGGGATCTCGATGCCGCTGCTGCTCCTGACGGCCCTCGTGTCGTTCCTCGCGCTCATCGGCTCCTTCGGGATCACGAAGAAGGTCAAGGGGTACATGGCCCTCTTCCTCCTGCTCGAAACCGGGATGATGGGCGTGTTCGTCTCCCTCGACTTCTTCCTCTTCTACGTCTTCTGGGAAGTGATGCTGCTGCCGATGTACTTCCTGATCGGCATCTGGGGCGGCCCGCGGAAGGAGTACGCGGCGATCAAGTTCTTCCTTTACACCCTGGCCGGCTCGGTCCTCATGCTGCTGGCGCTGCTGGCACTCTACTTCAACACGACGAACCCAGAGACGGGCGGCCACACCTTCAACCTGCTCCACTACATGGCGCAGGGGACGCACAACGCCTGGCTGAAAGGGTTCGACGTCCGGGTCCTGGTCTTCCTCGGCCTATTCATCGGTTTCGCCATCAAGGTGCCGCTCTTCCCGTTCCACACCTGGCTCCCCGACGCCCACGTCGAGGCGCCCACCGCGATCTCCGTCATCCTCGCGGGCGTCCTGCTGAAGATGGGGACGTACGGGCTCATGCGGATCTCCTTCCCGATCTTCCCCGACGTGACGGTCTGGTTCGCCGTCCCGATGGCGGTGATCGGGGTCGTGAACATCGTCTATGGGGCGTTGTGCGCCCTGGCCCAGTCGGACCTCAAGAAAATGGTCGCCTACTCCTCGGTCAGCCACATGGGGTTCGTCATCCTCGGCATGGCGGCCCTCACCCCTCTCGGGATGGCGGGAGCGTCGATGCAGATGTTCTCCCACGGCCTGATCACGGCCATGCTCTTCTTCCTGGTCGGCGTGGTCTACGACCGGGCCCACCACCGCCAGATCGACGGCTTCGGGGGGCTCGGGGTCGTGGTGCCCATCTACACCGCGTTCGTCTCGTTCGCCTTCTTCGCCTCCCTCGGTCTTCCGGGGATGTCCGGGTTCATCGCCGAGCAGATGGTCTTCCTCGGCTCCTTCGAGGCGTTCCGGTCCATCGTGATCGTGGCGGCCATCGGCATCGTCTTCGTCGCCGCCTTCCACCTGTGGGCGCTCCAGCGCGTCTTCCTCGGGCCGCTGAACCCGAAGTACGCCACCATGGAGGAGATCAACGCCCGGGAGATCTTCTGCCTCGCGCCTCTCGGGATCCTCGTGCTGATCATCGGCGTCTGGCCGATGCCGATGCTGAACCTGCTGAACGCCTCCGCGGTGCGCCTGGTCGACCTCGTGAAGGCGGTGATCTAGGTGTTCCTGGGCAACCTCGGCAGCCTGCCGTACTTCCTGCCGGAGCTCGCCGTCACGGCGACGATCCTTCTGCTCGTCGTCCTGCACGTCGCGTCGAAAAGCAAGACGACCTCCGCCCCCGGGTTCCTCGCCCTCCTCGGTGTGGGCGCCGCGATCCTCCTCTCGGGGGTCTCGCCCGCGGGGAGCGGGAAGGCGATCTTCGAGGGGATGGTGGCGTACGACGGCTTCGCCGTCTTCTTCAAGGTCCTGATCGCGTTCGCGACCCTCGTGGTGATCCTCATGTCCATGGGCAGCGAGGAGCTGGCCGGCCGGAGCAAGGCGGAATATTTCATCTTCCTGCTGTCCACCCTCCTCGGGATGTTCCTCCTTTCCAGCGCGACCGACATCGTGATGCTCTACCTGTCGCTGGAACTCGTCTCCATCCCGTCGTACCTGCTGGCCGGGTACCTCAGGGGGAAGGAACGCTCCACCGAGGCGGCGATGAAGTACGTCGTGTTCGGCGCCACGGCGTCGGGAGTGATGATCTACGGTTTCTCCCTCCTCTTCGGCATGACCGGCTCCACGCAGATCGCGGAGATCGGGCGGGCGCTTGCGGCGGGAAAGCCGGCCCTGCCCACGATCCTGGCCGCCGTGATGGTCGCCGTGGGGTTCGGCTACAAGATCGCCGCCGTCCCGTTCCACATGTGGAGCCCCGACGTGTACGAAGGGGCGCCCACGCCGGCGACGGCCTTCTTCTCGGTCGCCCCGAAGGCGGCGGGGTTCGCGGTGCTCGTCCGCTTCTACTACACCGTCTTCGCCGCCCCGGACGCCGCGGCGGGGATGTGGCGGATCACCTCCGCGATGGACTGGCCGCTCCTGTTCGCGGCGCTGTCCGCGATCACGATGACCGTCGGCAACCTGGTCGCGGTCAAGCAGAACAACGTGAAGCGTCTCCTGGCCTACTCTTCCATCGCCCACGCCGGATACATGCTCATGGGGTTCACGCTCCTGTCTTCCGCGGGGATCGAAGCGATCCTGTTCTACCTCGTGGTCTACCTTTTCATGAATCTCGGCGCGTTCTACGTCGTGGTCCTGGTGAGCAACGCGACCCGCGGGGAGGATATCTCCGACTTCACGGGACTGGGCAGCCGCGCCCCCTTCGCGGCGGTGGCGCTCGCCATCTTCCTCTTCTCCCTGACCGGGATCCCGCCGTTCTCCGGCTTCATCGGAAAGGTCTACCTGTTCGCCGAGGTGATCCACCGTGGGGTATACTGGCTTGCGATCGTCGCGGCGCTGAACAGCGTGGTGTCGCTCTACTACTACGCGCGGATCGTCCGGGCGATGTTCCTCCAGGAACCGAAGGACGCGTCGGCGATCCCCGTTCCCGCGGTCACCTTCGCCATGCTCGTCCTGCTCGCGGCGCCGACGTTGATCTTCGGTGTGTACTGGGAGCCGGTGGCGCGCTTCGCCCACGCCTCCGTCCGGATGCTGGTGTTCTGATGCACAGGGATGCGTGAGGAGGTCCCCATGTCCGCGTTTCTCGCAACGGTGAACTTCGCGAACCCGTACTTCCCGGTCCTCGTCCTGCTGGTCATCGCGCTGGCGATGTCGGTGGGGTTCGTCCTCCTTTCCCAGGCGCTCGGACCGAAGCGGTACGACCGGATCAAGTACGGCGTTTACGAGTGCGGCGTCGACCCGCTGACCCCCGCGGCGGTGCGCGTCTCCGTCAAGTTCTACCTCCTCGCGATCCTGTTCATGCTGTTCGACCTCGAGACGACCTTCCTCTACCCGTGGGCGGTCCTGTTCCGTTCACTGGGGCTGTTCGGCTTCATCGAGATGGCCGTCTTCGTCGGGATCCTGCTGGTCGGGCTGGTCTACGCGTGGAAAAAGGGAGCCCTCGAATGGCAGTGAGGCACGAGAAGGACGGCGCCACCGGCTACGCGCTCACGACCCTCGAGTCGATGATCGCCTGGGGGAGGAAATACTCCCTCTACCCGTTCACCTTCGCCACGGCGTGCTGCGGCATCGAGGTGATGGGGGCGTTCGGGACGCACTACGACCTGTCCCGCTTCGGCGCCGAGGTCATCCGTTTCTCGCCGCGCCAGGCGGACGTCCTGCTGGTGGCGGGGACGATCAACTACAAGATGGCCCCCGTGCTGAAGCGGATCTACGACCAGATGCTTGAGCCCAAGTGGGTGATCTCGATGGGGGCGTGCGCCTGCTCCGGCGGCTTCTACAACAACTA
The Deltaproteobacteria bacterium genome window above contains:
- a CDS encoding NADH-quinone oxidoreductase subunit M, whose product is MTFLPLLGAAVVLCVPKGKDNVVRWIAAAASFLPLVLAVKLWFAYDPAMAGVNVASQYQFVEHYLWIPSINAEYFLGADGISMPLLLLTALVSFLALIGSFGITKKVKGYMALFLLLETGMMGVFVSLDFFLFYVFWEVMLLPMYFLIGIWGGPRKEYAAIKFFLYTLAGSVLMLLALLALYFNTTNPETGGHTFNLLHYMAQGTHNAWLKGFDVRVLVFLGLFIGFAIKVPLFPFHTWLPDAHVEAPTAISVILAGVLLKMGTYGLMRISFPIFPDVTVWFAVPMAVIGVVNIVYGALCALAQSDLKKMVAYSSVSHMGFVILGMAALTPLGMAGASMQMFSHGLITAMLFFLVGVVYDRAHHRQIDGFGGLGVVVPIYTAFVSFAFFASLGLPGMSGFIAEQMVFLGSFEAFRSIVIVAAIGIVFVAAFHLWALQRVFLGPLNPKYATMEEINAREIFCLAPLGILVLIIGVWPMPMLNLLNASAVRLVDLVKAVI
- the ndhC gene encoding NADH-quinone oxidoreductase subunit A, with amino-acid sequence MSAFLATVNFANPYFPVLVLLVIALAMSVGFVLLSQALGPKRYDRIKYGVYECGVDPLTPAAVRVSVKFYLLAILFMLFDLETTFLYPWAVLFRSLGLFGFIEMAVFVGILLVGLVYAWKKGALEWQ
- the nuoK gene encoding NADH-quinone oxidoreductase subunit NuoK: MTLDKLLVVGAALFCCGLYTVMTRRNAVAVLMGVELILNGANINFVAFSHFLSRVMGGQIFAIFVIVLAAAEAAVALAIFLRMFATTGTVEVDAADELKG
- the nuoL gene encoding NADH-quinone oxidoreductase subunit L; amino-acid sequence: MIRYAYIIPLLPLASFFINLAVGKRLPRKGDWLSLATILAGLVMSIGIFLEVFQAYDPNFKYHVVTPWLTVGDRFTINVGILVDNVTAVMLLVVSGVSTLVHLFSIGYMHGDPRYSRYFAYLSIFSFSMLGLVLAESFFFIFIFWELVGVSSYLLIGFWFEKKSAADAGKKAFITTHIGDVGFLIGNMIIFVTCGVFGYDEVFQAIGQGKLSGTLLTIAGIGVFCGAIGKSAQFPLHVWLPDAMEGPTPVSALIHAATMVAAGVYLVGRVYPMFTPDAFLFIAYIGFITLFIAATIALTQNDIKKVLAYSTVSQLGYMIMGLGVGGYTAGLAHLATHAAFKACLFLGSGSVIHAIHSQDMREMGGLRRKMPITFVTFLIATLAIAGVPGFSGFFSKDMILAAALEFGMKNPAHYVLFFGALFTAGMTAFYMFRLVIMTFLGKPKDHHKFDHAHESPPNMWVPLVVLAIFSFSFWFKSPFVEKGWFQTLITKPATVANLVAHEPAGAAPAGHVAAIAPAPHGTAPAEGGEHDAHLAHMAHSYAMYSSVAVGTLGIFLGFVVYFFGWIDPARVANSVKPLYNFLLNKWYFDELYDKTVIDGSIALAKFLAWFDLHVVDGLVNLAAQLGVFVSFLVGKFDNYVVDGAVNGLASATIGGGSILRRMQTGKLYHYVFVLAGGALVIFLIKAF
- a CDS encoding NADH-quinone oxidoreductase subunit I; the protein is MGLKAYLNDIVEAVVTTAKGMRITARYGVDPKEEVTLQYPEERWEIPERYRGFLHNDIKKCTSCTMCVKVCPVDCISLESVRGADKKMVLASYDINIGRCMYCGLCVEVCPVKSLTHTAGYEKASVDLGELILHFIEEDAAEVKARVARQVAEAAAKAAEAANLPSEAAKVAKEGEEAVKGEIKE
- a CDS encoding NADH-quinone oxidoreductase subunit J, which encodes MSGPGNIVFYAIAALTVGAAVLVAVLPNIIYSAVALLFAFAGVAGLYVFLSADFLAATQVLVYVGGILILILFAVFLSNRISDVKISNPGRFRLPAAVICLVLFGVLSYVAVSTPFAVKTPVYHPTTADLGELLMTRYLLPFEVASVLLLAALIGAAFLSRPDRGTPEKDDMQEGKG
- a CDS encoding NADH-quinone oxidoreductase subunit N; its protein translation is MFLGNLGSLPYFLPELAVTATILLLVVLHVASKSKTTSAPGFLALLGVGAAILLSGVSPAGSGKAIFEGMVAYDGFAVFFKVLIAFATLVVILMSMGSEELAGRSKAEYFIFLLSTLLGMFLLSSATDIVMLYLSLELVSIPSYLLAGYLRGKERSTEAAMKYVVFGATASGVMIYGFSLLFGMTGSTQIAEIGRALAAGKPALPTILAAVMVAVGFGYKIAAVPFHMWSPDVYEGAPTPATAFFSVAPKAAGFAVLVRFYYTVFAAPDAAAGMWRITSAMDWPLLFAALSAITMTVGNLVAVKQNNVKRLLAYSSIAHAGYMLMGFTLLSSAGIEAILFYLVVYLFMNLGAFYVVVLVSNATRGEDISDFTGLGSRAPFAAVALAIFLFSLTGIPPFSGFIGKVYLFAEVIHRGVYWLAIVAALNSVVSLYYYARIVRAMFLQEPKDASAIPVPAVTFAMLVLLAAPTLIFGVYWEPVARFAHASVRMLVF